From the genome of Scytonema hofmannii PCC 7110, one region includes:
- a CDS encoding translocation/assembly module TamB domain-containing protein gives MPTLAELQGTLTGQIEITGSLQTGLNADFNLQSTEAQWGEYTIEQFIARGTYTDESITLLPLRVNLEQGRLAFTGQLGSQELSGQVRVSNLPLSLVQPFIERYPVDVTGQVDAVATLGGSLEDPEAIGEVTLVDATVNKQPVQSGELSFNYNDARFNFATNVLVAGTQPLEIQGSVPIALPSADTQPDSNQISVTANVQDEGLALLNLFTDAVTWVNGTGQLNVEVGGTLNQPIITGNTTVKNATLQVAALTEPLTDVTGTLQFNGNRAIVEGVQGEYNGGRLTAEGVIPLYKIPQVQQEAINNPLTVSLQNLDLQVQELYQGDVSGNVVIGGTVFNPEIGGEIRLSDGRVKIGQDANTPPTSATTTFERRRESGSSTRSAATTTARSPIPIDFENLRLVLGDDVRITTQPLFGDFVPGGDLLSESILSFETKGDLTINGNLANPRPQGVIRLTGGQVNLFTTQFTLARGYEHTAVFTSSGGLNPVLDVRLVAFVPETTGALSTGNRIQNSPFSAEISDIPAVTSLGTLETVRVEARVRGPASELADNLELTSTPGRSESEIIALLGGSIINTLGQTDSALGIATFAGSTLLSGLQENISAIGQAIGFSTFRVYPTTVANESSRASVLSLAAEGVFDITENFSVSLSRVFLTNESFRYNLLYRVNDEILMRGSTDLEDESRFEIQYETRF, from the coding sequence TTGCCAACACTTGCAGAATTACAAGGGACTCTCACCGGACAAATCGAGATAACAGGCTCGTTGCAAACAGGATTGAATGCGGACTTTAATCTTCAAAGCACTGAAGCGCAATGGGGAGAATACACTATTGAACAATTCATAGCTAGAGGAACTTATACAGATGAGAGCATCACACTATTACCACTGCGCGTTAATTTAGAACAAGGGCGACTGGCTTTCACAGGACAGTTAGGAAGTCAAGAACTATCGGGACAAGTGCGCGTTTCAAATCTGCCTCTATCATTAGTTCAGCCTTTTATAGAAAGATATCCAGTTGATGTCACAGGTCAAGTCGATGCTGTTGCCACTCTGGGAGGGAGTTTAGAAGACCCCGAAGCCATTGGAGAAGTCACGTTAGTCGATGCAACCGTAAACAAGCAACCCGTGCAGTCAGGAGAATTGAGCTTCAACTATAACGATGCTCGTTTCAATTTTGCCACTAACGTGTTAGTGGCAGGTACGCAGCCATTAGAAATTCAAGGAAGCGTACCCATTGCCTTGCCGAGCGCTGACACGCAGCCAGATAGCAATCAAATTAGCGTCACAGCCAACGTGCAAGATGAGGGCTTAGCGCTGTTAAATCTATTTACCGATGCAGTGACTTGGGTCAATGGAACTGGACAACTGAATGTAGAAGTTGGAGGCACTTTAAACCAACCAATTATTACGGGAAATACCACAGTCAAAAATGCTACTTTGCAGGTCGCGGCGCTGACCGAACCATTAACAGATGTCACAGGAACGTTGCAATTTAATGGGAATAGAGCGATCGTCGAAGGCGTTCAAGGAGAGTACAATGGGGGTCGATTGACTGCGGAGGGAGTCATTCCCCTGTATAAAATACCTCAAGTACAACAAGAAGCTATTAATAATCCTCTCACGGTATCGCTACAAAACCTGGATTTGCAAGTACAAGAGTTGTATCAAGGCGATGTCAGTGGTAATGTCGTCATTGGGGGAACAGTGTTTAACCCGGAAATTGGCGGAGAAATTCGCTTGAGCGATGGTCGAGTCAAGATAGGACAAGATGCTAATACTCCACCTACATCAGCCACCACAACTTTTGAGAGGAGAAGAGAATCAGGTAGTTCAACGAGAAGCGCTGCAACTACAACCGCCCGTTCGCCTATACCTATAGACTTTGAAAATTTACGGCTTGTTTTAGGCGATGATGTTCGGATAACAACTCAGCCATTATTTGGAGACTTTGTTCCTGGAGGCGATCTCCTGAGTGAATCCATACTGAGTTTTGAAACAAAAGGCGACCTAACTATTAATGGCAACTTAGCAAATCCTCGTCCTCAAGGTGTTATTCGTCTTACAGGAGGACAAGTTAACTTATTTACTACTCAGTTTACCTTAGCACGGGGTTACGAACACACCGCAGTGTTTACTTCTAGTGGAGGACTCAACCCCGTCCTTGATGTCCGACTTGTAGCATTTGTACCAGAGACAACAGGAGCGTTATCGACTGGAAACCGTATTCAAAACTCGCCTTTTTCTGCTGAAATTAGCGATATTCCAGCTGTCACCAGCTTAGGAACTTTAGAAACTGTTCGCGTTGAAGCCAGAGTCAGAGGACCCGCTAGTGAATTAGCTGACAATCTGGAATTAACAAGTACACCCGGTCGGAGTGAATCAGAAATTATTGCGTTGTTAGGTGGTTCTATTATCAATACTTTAGGTCAGACAGATTCAGCATTGGGAATTGCTACCTTTGCTGGTTCTACTTTGTTGAGTGGTTTGCAAGAAAACATTAGTGCAATAGGACAAGCGATCGGCTTTAGTACCTTCCGGGTGTATCCTACCACTGTCGCTAATGAATCATCACGGGCTTCGGTTTTAAGCTTAGCAGCAGAGGGAGTGTTTGATATTACTGAAAATTTCTCTGTCTCCCTATCACGGGTTTTTCTGACCAATGAATCTTTCCGTTATAATTTGCTTTACCGAGTCAATGACGAAATTCTGATGCGAGGCTCTACCGATTTGGAAGACGAAAGTAGATTTGAAATTCAGTACGAGACTCGGTTTTAA
- a CDS encoding AsmA family protein, whose amino-acid sequence MKRSPHLGNEQEPNRPPNPRLRLFLLGRISLILCVILLVAIAGGALWLRNFVYQDLAPLVERNLKQLLGRPIKIGKVERFSLTSLRFGSLSIPATPTDPDRVAAKAVEVEFSPLELLFTRTLELDVTLVQPNAYIDQDKQGRWITTQLKTGEGRGFIQTELQTLRLQNGNVVLNPIPRPGKPNGDVTLDAVNGTARILSQNQKINYQISAQPTRGGVLKLNGETQLKTLQTNLKVQAQNAQAADISRLIELPIILQAGRVDGDLTVQYQPTAQPEIAVTGTANVDRVTAKIQNVPQKFTNASGRLIFQGQQVTLENLSANYGKVPLIANGTVGTQTGFNVVAQTKPVSAKNVVDTLNVDVPVPVAGELQANIKLNGSIKQPVLSGTASTTKPAQIDRVPFKDISTAFRLNISETASQLTVSNLRLTPVAGGQIVGNGKVQLGRKQNQVNFNFQAQGVPADAIAQKYGFSTPITIGNVTANAQVTGSVGGKQPLTLALSNVQAT is encoded by the coding sequence ATGAAGCGTTCTCCACATTTAGGAAACGAACAAGAGCCAAATCGTCCACCTAATCCTCGTTTAAGGCTCTTTCTATTAGGACGTATTAGTCTAATTTTATGTGTCATTCTGCTAGTTGCGATCGCTGGCGGTGCTTTGTGGTTGAGAAATTTTGTCTATCAAGATTTAGCGCCTTTAGTTGAAAGAAATCTCAAACAGCTACTAGGAAGACCTATAAAAATAGGAAAAGTTGAGCGTTTTTCCCTAACAAGTCTTAGGTTTGGCTCTCTATCAATACCAGCAACCCCTACAGATCCCGACCGAGTGGCTGCAAAAGCTGTGGAGGTTGAGTTTTCTCCGTTGGAGCTCCTTTTCACTCGAACTTTGGAATTAGATGTCACTCTTGTTCAGCCAAATGCATACATTGACCAGGATAAGCAGGGACGCTGGATAACGACTCAACTTAAAACTGGAGAGGGAAGAGGTTTTATTCAAACTGAGTTACAGACTCTTCGGCTTCAGAATGGTAATGTGGTATTAAATCCAATACCTAGACCAGGAAAGCCTAATGGTGATGTAACATTAGATGCGGTCAATGGAACTGCTCGGATTTTATCTCAAAATCAAAAGATTAATTATCAAATTAGCGCTCAACCTACTAGGGGAGGGGTATTAAAGTTAAATGGAGAGACGCAACTCAAAACACTACAAACAAACCTTAAAGTCCAAGCGCAAAATGCACAAGCAGCTGATATCAGTCGATTAATTGAGTTACCAATTATCCTGCAAGCGGGTCGTGTAGATGGTGACCTAACAGTTCAATACCAACCAACGGCTCAGCCAGAAATTGCTGTAACAGGAACAGCTAATGTCGATCGCGTTACTGCTAAGATTCAAAACGTTCCACAAAAGTTCACTAATGCAAGTGGAAGATTAATTTTCCAGGGTCAACAGGTTACTTTAGAAAATCTCAGTGCAAACTATGGAAAAGTTCCCCTGATAGCAAATGGAACAGTTGGTACTCAAACAGGATTCAATGTCGTAGCTCAAACCAAACCAGTTAGTGCTAAAAACGTTGTAGACACACTGAATGTCGATGTGCCAGTTCCGGTAGCAGGAGAACTACAAGCAAATATTAAGTTGAACGGATCTATCAAACAACCAGTTTTGAGCGGAACCGCTAGCACTACAAAACCCGCTCAAATTGACCGCGTTCCTTTTAAGGATATTAGCACTGCCTTCCGATTGAATATCTCAGAAACTGCATCTCAACTGACTGTATCCAACCTGCGGTTAACCCCAGTTGCAGGAGGGCAAATCGTTGGAAACGGTAAGGTTCAACTTGGACGCAAACAAAATCAGGTGAACTTTAACTTTCAAGCCCAAGGTGTTCCAGCAGATGCGATCGCACAGAAATATGGCTTCTCAACTCCCATCACCATTGGTAATGTCACCGCCAATGCCCAAGTGACAGGCTCTGTTGGCGGTAAACAGCCTTTAACGCTTGCTCTCTCCAATGTTCAAGCGACTTGA
- a CDS encoding alpha/beta hydrolase family protein, protein MKWIKRTGIALVAIFSELVMGYAAISQENNQFQRLNVSASDTLNNNDLAKLPPLIDRKLFFADPQIANAQISPDGKFLAFQKPLNDVLNVWVKRLGEPFDAARPVTADTDSPILTYAWSEDGKYILYGQDKGGNENFHIYAVAPSAIPAQGSKAPPARDLTPLENIQARIYAVPEKTPNYIIVGLNDRNPQLHDVYRVNLTTGERELLIKNDRNVASWVADLEGNIRLAVRQTTDGGTEILRVENQGKTLVPVYTCSFEETCFPLRFHKDGDRVYVMTNKGNDVDLIRLVLFNPKTQQSKLVTADPQRRVDFGGAIFSEATDELIATYYVGDRLRIYPQNQEFARDLALLQTKLPEGDLFFDSATNDERLRLVKVESDVDPGSTYLFNRETGKVEKLYESRPKLPSKYLAPMRSIRYTARDGLEIPAYLTIPKGVEPRNLPVVVIPHGGPWARDTWGYNSYAQFLANRGYAVFQPNFRGSTGYGQAFLNAGNEEWGRGAMQHDITDGVKYLIQQGIADPERVGIFGISYGGYATLAGLAFTPKLYKAGISYVGPSNIITLINAIPPYWVPIKKTFMLRVGDPEDPEDRVRLRRQSPLFAAKQIQAPLLVIQGANDPRVKKVESDQIVVALRDLGRQVQYLVAPNEGHGFRREDNRLAVAAAVESFFARYLNGRAQESISPEVKARLEALTVDVEDVKAPQRPPKIEVGK, encoded by the coding sequence TTGAAATGGATAAAGAGAACTGGTATAGCACTCGTTGCGATCTTCTCGGAACTGGTGATGGGTTACGCCGCGATCAGTCAAGAAAATAATCAATTCCAAAGGCTTAACGTTTCTGCATCTGATACATTGAACAACAACGATTTAGCCAAACTACCACCCTTAATTGACCGGAAACTTTTCTTTGCCGATCCCCAGATTGCTAACGCCCAGATCTCGCCCGACGGAAAATTTTTAGCTTTCCAAAAGCCGCTAAACGACGTGCTGAATGTCTGGGTCAAACGCCTTGGTGAACCGTTTGATGCAGCACGCCCAGTGACTGCCGATACAGACAGCCCAATCCTAACTTATGCTTGGAGCGAAGACGGAAAATATATTCTCTATGGGCAAGATAAAGGGGGTAACGAGAATTTCCATATTTATGCTGTTGCTCCTAGTGCCATACCTGCACAAGGCTCAAAAGCTCCCCCAGCACGCGACCTAACACCCTTGGAGAACATTCAGGCTCGTATCTACGCTGTGCCAGAGAAAACACCCAATTACATTATTGTAGGTTTGAATGACCGTAACCCGCAGTTGCATGACGTTTATCGTGTGAATCTGACCACCGGAGAACGGGAATTACTGATTAAAAACGATCGAAATGTTGCTAGCTGGGTAGCAGACTTGGAAGGCAATATTCGTTTAGCGGTGCGACAGACAACGGATGGCGGTACAGAAATTTTGCGGGTTGAGAATCAGGGAAAAACCCTGGTTCCTGTGTATACTTGCAGCTTTGAAGAGACTTGCTTTCCACTCCGCTTTCATAAAGATGGCGATCGCGTCTACGTGATGACCAATAAAGGCAATGATGTAGACTTGATTCGCCTTGTGCTATTCAACCCCAAAACTCAGCAGAGCAAGTTAGTCACTGCCGATCCGCAGCGACGAGTTGATTTCGGCGGCGCAATTTTCTCAGAAGCAACAGACGAGTTGATTGCAACTTATTATGTGGGCGATCGCCTGCGGATTTATCCCCAGAATCAAGAGTTTGCCCGCGATCTCGCCTTACTGCAAACAAAACTGCCAGAGGGAGATTTGTTTTTCGATTCAGCCACGAATGACGAACGTCTGCGTCTAGTGAAGGTTGAGAGCGACGTTGATCCCGGCTCGACCTATCTCTTCAATCGGGAGACAGGCAAAGTCGAAAAGCTTTACGAATCCCGTCCAAAGTTGCCCAGCAAATATCTGGCTCCCATGCGTTCAATTCGCTACACAGCTCGCGATGGCTTAGAAATTCCTGCTTACTTAACTATCCCTAAAGGTGTGGAGCCGCGCAATCTTCCCGTTGTGGTCATCCCTCACGGTGGTCCTTGGGCGCGGGATACTTGGGGTTACAATTCCTATGCTCAGTTTTTAGCCAACCGAGGCTATGCTGTGTTTCAGCCTAACTTCAGAGGTTCGACAGGCTACGGTCAAGCATTCCTCAACGCGGGTAATGAGGAATGGGGCAGGGGTGCCATGCAGCACGATATCACTGATGGCGTGAAATACCTGATCCAACAGGGGATTGCCGACCCAGAGCGAGTTGGTATCTTTGGAATTTCTTATGGAGGTTATGCAACCCTGGCAGGTCTTGCTTTTACTCCTAAACTTTACAAAGCGGGCATTTCCTACGTTGGACCCTCGAACATCATCACGTTGATTAATGCAATTCCACCGTACTGGGTGCCGATTAAAAAAACCTTTATGCTGCGCGTGGGTGATCCCGAAGACCCTGAAGACAGAGTGCGTCTGCGTCGGCAATCCCCCCTCTTTGCGGCCAAACAGATTCAAGCCCCACTGCTGGTAATTCAGGGAGCAAACGATCCGCGAGTCAAAAAGGTTGAGTCCGATCAAATTGTAGTTGCCTTACGCGACTTGGGTCGGCAGGTGCAATACCTGGTTGCTCCCAATGAAGGGCATGGTTTTAGACGTGAAGACAATCGACTGGCAGTCGCTGCCGCTGTAGAGTCCTTCTTTGCCCGTTACCTGAACGGACGCGCTCAGGAGTCAATCTCGCCAGAAGTTAAAGCACGCTTAGAAGCTTTAACGGTTGATGTGGAAGATGTTAAGGCACCTCAACGACCACCCAAAATAGAAGTAGGGAAATAA
- a CDS encoding haloacid dehalogenase-like hydrolase encodes MTVSTKPFSNRIAVVFDFDDTLVPDTVDSLLFSLDIDALKFRRERIQPLIDKGWDKILARFYALIEESKRQDNKITREYIARFGQKLAPFDGVTKMFERLRQSASEVNPKVEVEFYLITCGMVEVACHNCIAPNFQRMWGCEFHYNQYGGIEFLKKIVTHTEKTRYLFQLAKGIEHQQDDGQTFVYRDVPAEELHVPLTQVIYIGDGASDIPCFSLMNQEQGTAIGLYKDGKPTDWGRELRITQSQRVANLAPVDYSENSELMRSLTLAVESISKQISLQQLSVGE; translated from the coding sequence ATGACTGTTTCGACCAAACCCTTTTCTAATCGTATCGCTGTAGTTTTCGACTTTGACGACACCCTTGTACCAGATACCGTTGATAGCCTGCTCTTTAGCTTGGATATTGACGCTCTTAAATTCCGTCGGGAGCGAATTCAACCCTTGATTGACAAAGGCTGGGATAAAATTCTTGCCAGGTTTTACGCCCTGATTGAAGAATCAAAACGACAAGACAACAAAATTACACGGGAATATATTGCCAGATTTGGTCAAAAATTAGCTCCCTTTGATGGTGTTACTAAAATGTTTGAGCGTTTGCGACAAAGCGCTAGTGAAGTCAACCCAAAGGTAGAAGTTGAATTTTATCTGATTACCTGCGGCATGGTGGAAGTTGCTTGTCACAACTGCATAGCCCCAAATTTTCAAAGAATGTGGGGCTGTGAATTTCACTACAATCAATATGGCGGAATCGAGTTTTTGAAGAAAATTGTGACCCATACTGAGAAAACCCGGTATTTATTTCAACTGGCAAAAGGAATTGAGCATCAACAAGATGATGGGCAAACTTTTGTCTATCGAGATGTACCCGCAGAAGAATTGCACGTACCACTAACGCAAGTCATTTATATAGGGGATGGTGCATCAGATATTCCCTGTTTTTCCCTGATGAATCAAGAACAGGGTACAGCTATTGGTCTTTATAAGGACGGTAAGCCAACAGATTGGGGACGGGAGTTAAGAATTACTCAAAGTCAGAGAGTTGCCAACCTCGCACCTGTTGACTATAGCGAAAATTCCGAACTGATGCGATCGCTAACACTTGCTGTAGAAAGTATCAGCAAACAAATTTCTTTACAGCAATTGAGTGTCGGTGAGTAG
- a CDS encoding CPBP family intramembrane glutamic endopeptidase, translating into MTKVFEETAFVQGSLQVLTLNSYKRSLIKPGSYIRSQMSRIIVKKFISQNPILWAIAWVALIIVAEYIARRFVARWLPILAAGQVNDMLSLVLCYVPLVWISVPKAQRNLQRISLVLHDILTQAKTWLPWIGALAILISINLLYPVDRWLWGNVRLPSWQSPYLGSLLFPQMAPVLIVTSLLLVNGIFVPLVEEWLWRGLIQPRLIRQLGLAYGLLLTAFLFSLKHVIVDASLGRLLFLTFFGVVVGIIAYRKNWKSAALTHTLVNGISTVIFLLISR; encoded by the coding sequence TTGACGAAAGTATTTGAGGAAACTGCTTTTGTTCAAGGAAGTTTGCAAGTGCTTACCTTAAATTCTTACAAGAGATCGCTAATTAAACCGGGAAGTTACATCAGGAGTCAAATGTCGAGAATCATAGTCAAAAAATTCATCTCACAAAATCCAATTCTTTGGGCGATCGCATGGGTCGCGCTCATCATTGTCGCAGAATACATTGCGCGGCGTTTTGTTGCTCGCTGGCTTCCCATCCTAGCAGCAGGGCAGGTAAACGATATGTTATCGCTCGTCTTGTGTTATGTTCCGCTCGTGTGGATTTCTGTGCCCAAAGCACAGCGCAATTTACAGCGTATCAGCCTGGTTCTACACGATATTCTGACACAGGCAAAGACGTGGTTACCCTGGATTGGTGCGCTAGCAATTCTAATTTCAATAAATCTCCTCTATCCTGTCGATCGATGGCTCTGGGGAAATGTTCGACTCCCTAGTTGGCAAAGTCCTTATTTGGGTTCTCTGCTGTTTCCTCAGATGGCTCCAGTGCTTATTGTCACCAGCCTGTTACTTGTAAATGGTATCTTTGTTCCCTTGGTTGAAGAGTGGTTATGGCGTGGATTGATTCAACCCCGATTGATTAGGCAACTTGGTTTGGCTTACGGTCTGTTGCTCACAGCCTTTCTGTTTTCACTCAAGCATGTAATCGTGGACGCATCGTTAGGACGATTATTATTTCTTACCTTCTTTGGCGTAGTGGTTGGCATCATTGCATACCGGAAGAACTGGAAAAGTGCCGCTTTGACTCATACGCTAGTGAACGGCATCTCGACTGTAATCTTTTTACTTATCTCTAGATGA
- the pstS gene encoding phosphate ABC transporter substrate-binding protein PstS, translating to MLQKFGNSNHTKTPYWILTVTGVALTTGLLSCQPQTPGNQVSLTGAGASFPAPLYQSWFNVYNQQNPNVKINYQSIGSGAGVNQYLERTVDFGATDAPLTEKEREQFRAKYNSEPIQVPLTGGAVVFAYNLGGNVKDLRLSRQAYCGIVRGDIKTWDNPLIAKQNPNVNLPNTPIAFVRRADGSGTTFLFTNHISKACPNWKAGVGKSVSWPVGIGAKGNEGITAQIQQTQGAIGYVEYAYAKENNLNIATLENKAGQFVAPSPESAARALEGQTIPQNFALEIPDPSGEQSYPIVGLTWLLLYNDYDNPAKATALKNFVNWALTEGDKYALQLGYIPISNDLAQRVQSTVSEKIAAR from the coding sequence ATGTTACAAAAATTTGGCAACTCTAATCATACAAAAACTCCTTATTGGATTCTCACAGTAACTGGAGTAGCACTGACTACAGGTTTATTATCTTGCCAACCACAGACTCCAGGTAACCAAGTCTCTCTTACTGGTGCTGGAGCATCCTTTCCTGCTCCCTTGTATCAATCTTGGTTCAATGTGTATAACCAACAAAACCCAAATGTCAAAATTAACTACCAATCAATAGGTAGTGGTGCTGGTGTTAATCAGTATTTAGAGAGAACTGTAGATTTCGGAGCAACCGATGCACCTCTAACAGAAAAAGAACGCGAACAATTCCGGGCAAAATACAATTCTGAACCAATTCAAGTACCGTTAACAGGTGGTGCTGTCGTTTTTGCTTACAATTTAGGAGGTAATGTCAAAGATTTGAGGCTTTCACGCCAAGCTTACTGTGGTATTGTCCGGGGTGATATCAAAACATGGGACAATCCGTTAATTGCCAAGCAAAACCCCAATGTTAATCTACCCAATACTCCCATCGCCTTTGTTCGTCGCGCTGACGGTAGCGGGACTACTTTCCTTTTTACCAATCACATTAGCAAGGCTTGTCCCAATTGGAAGGCGGGTGTTGGTAAGTCAGTCAGTTGGCCTGTGGGAATCGGAGCTAAAGGCAATGAAGGAATAACAGCCCAAATTCAACAAACTCAGGGAGCGATCGGTTACGTTGAGTATGCCTATGCCAAGGAAAATAACTTAAACATAGCAACTTTGGAAAATAAAGCCGGTCAATTTGTAGCTCCATCACCAGAGTCTGCTGCTAGAGCTTTGGAAGGACAGACAATTCCACAAAACTTTGCCTTAGAAATTCCAGACCCTTCTGGAGAGCAATCCTATCCAATTGTGGGTCTAACTTGGCTCCTGTTGTATAACGACTACGATAATCCTGCCAAAGCGACTGCTCTCAAAAACTTTGTTAACTGGGCGTTGACTGAAGGTGACAAATACGCTTTACAGCTTGGATACATACCTATATCAAATGACCTTGCTCAAAGGGTACAATCAACAGTGAGTGAAAAAATTGCGGCTCGGTAA